Sequence from the Salinicoccus sp. Bachu38 genome:
GAAGGGCGGTACAACCGAGTATCGGACTCTTGTGGACAAGATGCGTGACCTTTACCAGACAGGGAGGCTCAATGAGGATGAATATCTTTCATACATGGAAAAATTCAAATAGGCTGGGCAAATATGATGCCCATTTTCTGATGAAGGTGGCAGATCTGCTCGAAGTCGGTTTCACCCTTCAGCAGGCACTTGTCTTCCTGCTGGAGCAATATGACGTACTGAAGGAGCAGGACCGGCAGCAGTATCTGGCAATGGCCAGGGACGGCAGCAGCCTGAGCAGCATATTGAAGGCGATGGGATATAGGAGTTCCATAGTCATACAGGTCTCATTCGCAGAAATCCATGGGGAAGTGCTGGCGAACCTCAGGGATTCTGCAGCCTATCTGACCAATGTAAGGCAGACTTCTGCAAAACTGGTCAAATCCCTGCAGTATCCGCTGCTGCTCGTCGCCATTTTCATCACTATACTCATCACGCTGAATTTCACTGTGATACCACAGTTCAAAAGCCTCTACTCCGCCATGGGCACAAGTTCCGAAGGTATTGTAAAAATACTGATCATGGCTCTGGAGACCCTTCCCCTTGCGATCTTCGCCTTCCTGATGATTGGTATGCTTGCCGCAGGCATCATACTGTATCTGTTGAATATGAAGAATATCGACCTGAAATCCATGATGCTGTCCCGAATCCCTTTCATCGGATTCTTCTTCACCGGCTACCAGACATACCGGTTTTCACGTGAATTCGGCTATTTTCTCAACAATGGCCTGGAAGTGAAGGAAATTCTGGATCTCTTCATACACCAGGAAATAAATCCCTATCTGCGCCACATCTCCAAAAGCATCGAAATGAAACTGATGACGGGTGATTCACTGTCCCAGGCACTGGCTCACATCGGCCTGTTGGAGGCCAAACTTTCCGTGTTCGTCAATCATGGGGAACAGAACAGCAGCGTCGGCAACGAGCTCATCATGTTCAGCGAGTACACCCTGGAACGCCTGATCATGCGAATCGAGAACATAACAAGAAAGGTTCAGCCTGTCATCTTCCTCATTTTGGGCATCCTGATCATCTGCCTGTATCTGATCATCGTACTTCCGATTTTCCAAATGATGTCATCCATAAACTAGGAGGAAACAAATGAGAAATCTAATTGCAAAAAAGTTTCAGAAGAACAATGACGCTGGCTTTACACTGATAGAAATGCTGCTTGTCCTGCTCGTCATATCGGTGCTGATCATCCTGATCATACCGAACATAGCGGCGCAGAGCGCCAATGTACAGGACACCGGCTGCGAGGCACAGGTGCGCATGGTGCAGAGCCAGGTTGAAGCGTATACGCTGAATGAGGGAGGACCTCCGGCAGCCATAGACAGCCTTGTTCCCGAATATTTGACGTCGGAACAGATCACATGTGCAAATGGGGATGCGATCGTCTTGACCAATGGGCAGGCGATACGCACTGAATGATGGCTTCACCATGCTGGAAATGATGCTCACGCTCTGCATCATCAGCGTCCTGCTGCTGCTCAGCGTGGCCAGTATGCCATCGGATGAGAAGAAAGGCATCGATCAGGAGATTGAAACCATCGGCTACTTTTTTCAGAGTGCCCAGACGAGTGCCATGAGCACCGCATCCCAGCACATCGTCGAAATGGACCGTCCAAATCAGCGCCTTCTGCTCCGTAACAGAAATGGAGAAATCATCAGAACCTATCCCCTCAACGTCTGCATACTGAAGCCAGGAGGGCTGGAAAGAATCATTTTCAAGTTGAATGGGGATACGGACAAGTTCGGCACCGTCTCATTCGATTGCCTTGGACAGTCCGCAAGCTTTATTTTCCAAATACAGAGGGGGAGGTTCAGAATTGAAAGATAAAGGCTTCATGCTGGTCGACAGTGTACTGACGATGCTGGTCTTCAGCATCATCATAAGCATACTGCTGCCGGCGGTAACGATGCTCGAACAGACGATGGCCGAGTCCGAAAGTACACTTGAATTCAACCGGCGGCTGTACCTTGAAATGCTTGCGTATGAAGATTTTGAATCATTCAGGAGAAACACCTCCGCCTATATCGTCCATGGCAGCCGGATATGTGATGGGAAAGAGGAAGAGCGGTGTGCATATTTTGAGTGAGACGACGGGATTCACTTATATCGAAGCACTGATCAGCCTGTCCATCGCCGCTTTTGTAATGTCGCTCATGCCGTCGATCCTGATGCAGTTTGATATGACGCAGTCGCCGAAAATCGATTTTGAAATGGATTTCTTCATTTTTGAAATTACCGAGGTTCACGAAAAAAGTAGCAGCGTCCATGTTGACCGGACGAATGGAGTCATCAGCTTCAAAACCGAGAAAGGAGAGATCAGCTATCGTAAATACGGCAGCCGTATAGTGAAAAGCGTCGAACAGAGCGGCTTTGTAACCGTCATGTTCGAAGTGGAACAGTTCAGTCTGCAGGAGACCACCTCCCATATACAGCTGTCGGTGACTACAGGGGAGGGGGAGGGTGTTGAAAAACTTTATTTCCCGAAATGATGCTTTCTTCAGCTTTTCCGTATACTTCATATTGCTATATCTGGTGGCCTTATATTACCATTATCATAATAAGATGTTCATGATACTGGAAATACAGTCGAACTTCATTGAAATATATCAGATGCGTATCCAGGGTCTGATGGATTAGGAGAGATGAAATGATACTCATAGGCTTCATGGGAAGCGGAAAAACAACAATCGCAAGCGGTCTGGGCGAAAGGATGAACATGCAAGCCATCGACCTGGATGAGGAAGTGGTGAAGCTTGCCGGCAAAGAGATTCCCCGGATCTTTGAAGAAGAGGGGGAGGCGGGATTCAGACAGAAGGAGTTTGAGGCATTGGCACGCACCAGCTCAATCAAGGGCATCGTCGCGACAGGCGGTGGTGTCGTTACATATGACCGTTCATACGATTTCCTGAAAATTACCGAGCAGCCGGTGATCTATCTGCATGCAGATTTCGAGACGCTCTACAACAGGATCGAAGGAGATGAAAACAGGCCCCTCGTAAAAAGGAAGGATCAGGTCAGGGCACTTTATGACAGACGTCTTGTCCTATATCGACAGGTGGCAGACCATGAAATCGACGCCTCGCTCCCGGTCGAAGAAGTGATTTCCGGAATTCTTAAAATAAAGTGGTGTTAGGGCTTACGTTTTGTTTCTAAAACCGCTTGCTATTTTTTCAATGTAGAGGTTATAATGAATTCGGATTAATAATTGAAAATTTTGCGAATGAACAATGCTCGAGAGAACGAGTAATCGTCGCCGAAGGAGCAAGCCTAGCAGGCGAATCTCTCAGGCAAAAGAACAGCATTGGGACGCATTCCTGAAGGAAATCAACAGGGCAGCTGGTTCAGCTGCCCTGTTTTTTATTAAAGGAGGAAAATCATGTCTGAACTTAAGAAAACACCATTGTATGATTATTACCAGGAATCAGGAGTGAAAGTCATCGATTTCTCAGGCTGGGCACTGCCAGTACAATTCAGCAGTATCAAAGAAGAGCATACTGCTGTACGGGAAACGATGGGCATGTTTGAAGTCAGCCATATGGGTGAAATACTCGTCGAAGGCAGCGAAGCGGAAGCATTTGTGAACTATGCGCTGACCAACAATGTAACGAAACTCACCGATACGAAAGCACAGTACACGATGCTGTGCAACGAGCAGGGCGGCGTCATCGACGACCTTGTCATCTACAGACTCGAAGAGAACAAATATCTCCTCGTGGTGAATGCCGGCAATACGGACAAGGATTTCGA
This genomic interval carries:
- the comGB gene encoding competence type IV pilus assembly protein ComGB, with protein sequence MNIFHTWKNSNRLGKYDAHFLMKVADLLEVGFTLQQALVFLLEQYDVLKEQDRQQYLAMARDGSSLSSILKAMGYRSSIVIQVSFAEIHGEVLANLRDSAAYLTNVRQTSAKLVKSLQYPLLLVAIFITILITLNFTVIPQFKSLYSAMGTSSEGIVKILIMALETLPLAIFAFLMIGMLAAGIILYLLNMKNIDLKSMMLSRIPFIGFFFTGYQTYRFSREFGYFLNNGLEVKEILDLFIHQEINPYLRHISKSIEMKLMTGDSLSQALAHIGLLEAKLSVFVNHGEQNSSVGNELIMFSEYTLERLIMRIENITRKVQPVIFLILGILIICLYLIIVLPIFQMMSSIN
- the comGC gene encoding competence type IV pilus major pilin ComGC — its product is MRNLIAKKFQKNNDAGFTLIEMLLVLLVISVLIILIIPNIAAQSANVQDTGCEAQVRMVQSQVEAYTLNEGGPPAAIDSLVPEYLTSEQITCANGDAIVLTNGQAIRTE
- a CDS encoding ComGF family competence protein; this encodes MHILSETTGFTYIEALISLSIAAFVMSLMPSILMQFDMTQSPKIDFEMDFFIFEITEVHEKSSSVHVDRTNGVISFKTEKGEISYRKYGSRIVKSVEQSGFVTVMFEVEQFSLQETTSHIQLSVTTGEGEGVEKLYFPK
- a CDS encoding prepilin-type N-terminal cleavage/methylation domain-containing protein, with product MGRRYALNDGFTMLEMMLTLCIISVLLLLSVASMPSDEKKGIDQEIETIGYFFQSAQTSAMSTASQHIVEMDRPNQRLLLRNRNGEIIRTYPLNVCILKPGGLERIIFKLNGDTDKFGTVSFDCLGQSASFIFQIQRGRFRIER
- a CDS encoding shikimate kinase, whose amino-acid sequence is MILIGFMGSGKTTIASGLGERMNMQAIDLDEEVVKLAGKEIPRIFEEEGEAGFRQKEFEALARTSSIKGIVATGGGVVTYDRSYDFLKITEQPVIYLHADFETLYNRIEGDENRPLVKRKDQVRALYDRRLVLYRQVADHEIDASLPVEEVISGILKIKWC